The Streptococcaceae bacterium ESL0729 genome has a segment encoding these proteins:
- the mltG gene encoding endolytic transglycosylase MltG, whose protein sequence is MEKKKDTKEFSNESFRERILAQLEENRKKASQFDDDLFEGSPKEPQIVVEDSSFKGPKENQPAKDADLSVPVKEEKNQEDLPNPVPAPSEELVSKEAVIHNVELVAAKVAVDKKQEDAKGDLEPKAEESHLVVGEIEPQLELAVEETDQSFNQPNQSNQEPVFAVMASQIEDDDNSATSKESSQVQIEKDSHMEDNNFDSKESLKEEDFRQNEADLEPSNRFTNRTDRTEYTRVNKKKQKSIARKIITAVSLILLVLLAVAGFMGYRYIESSLGAMDKANGNYVTIEVPNGSSNKQIGTILEKNGIIKSATAFQYYTKFKSQSSFKSGYYNFSPSMDLEAITEKLSEGGTEQPQVPSLGKVTIPEGYTLEQIAEAITVNAGSKDKAASPFTKEDFMKVVSDDAFVNQMKAKYPQLTETMGQKGEVKYQLEGYLFPATYEYTKDSTVESLAEEMVAAMNSALTPFYEQIKAKNLTVNEVLSLAALVEKEGANDEDRRNIAQVFYNRLTLGMPLQSNITILYAEGKSGQKTTLKEDASIDTYIDSPYNLYIHTGFGPGPVANPGLAAIKATISPKDNNYLYFVADVTTGKVYFSETLEEHDEYVKKYVNDQIQ, encoded by the coding sequence TTGGAAAAGAAAAAGGATACTAAGGAATTTTCAAATGAAAGTTTTAGGGAAAGAATTTTAGCCCAGCTTGAGGAAAATAGAAAAAAGGCATCACAGTTTGATGATGACCTATTTGAAGGGTCTCCAAAGGAGCCTCAAATTGTAGTGGAAGATTCATCTTTTAAAGGGCCTAAAGAAAATCAACCAGCAAAAGACGCAGATTTATCAGTACCAGTAAAGGAGGAGAAAAATCAGGAGGATTTACCTAATCCTGTCCCTGCTCCTAGTGAAGAGCTTGTCTCTAAGGAAGCTGTTATTCATAATGTAGAGCTGGTTGCGGCAAAGGTTGCAGTTGATAAAAAGCAAGAAGATGCTAAGGGTGATCTCGAGCCAAAGGCAGAAGAAAGCCACTTGGTTGTTGGTGAGATTGAGCCCCAGCTTGAGCTGGCAGTTGAGGAGACCGACCAGTCTTTCAATCAACCAAATCAATCAAATCAAGAGCCAGTGTTTGCTGTTATGGCTAGCCAAATAGAAGATGATGATAATTCAGCTACAAGTAAAGAATCAAGCCAGGTGCAAATAGAAAAGGATAGTCACATGGAAGATAATAATTTTGATTCAAAGGAATCACTCAAAGAAGAGGATTTTAGGCAGAATGAAGCTGATCTTGAACCATCAAATAGGTTTACTAATAGGACCGATAGGACTGAATACACCCGAGTTAACAAGAAGAAGCAAAAAAGTATCGCTAGAAAGATAATTACAGCCGTCTCTTTAATTCTTTTAGTCCTTCTAGCAGTAGCGGGGTTTATGGGTTACAGGTATATTGAAAGTTCTTTGGGAGCAATGGATAAGGCCAATGGAAACTATGTAACGATTGAAGTACCAAATGGATCAAGCAACAAGCAAATCGGAACTATTTTGGAAAAAAATGGAATCATTAAGAGTGCCACAGCCTTTCAATACTATACCAAGTTCAAAAGCCAAAGTAGCTTTAAAAGTGGTTACTATAACTTTAGTCCCAGCATGGATTTAGAGGCCATTACTGAAAAGCTATCTGAAGGCGGGACTGAACAACCACAAGTTCCAAGCCTTGGTAAGGTAACTATTCCAGAAGGTTATACCCTAGAGCAGATTGCTGAAGCTATCACTGTCAATGCAGGTTCAAAGGATAAGGCAGCCAGTCCCTTTACCAAAGAAGATTTCATGAAAGTTGTTTCAGATGATGCTTTTGTTAACCAAATGAAGGCTAAATATCCACAACTTACTGAGACCATGGGGCAAAAGGGAGAGGTTAAGTATCAGTTAGAAGGCTACCTTTTCCCAGCAACCTATGAGTATACTAAGGATTCGACAGTAGAAAGTTTGGCTGAGGAGATGGTTGCTGCCATGAATTCAGCTCTAACACCTTTTTATGAGCAAATAAAGGCTAAGAATTTGACTGTAAATGAGGTCCTAAGTCTTGCTGCCCTTGTTGAAAAAGAAGGTGCAAATGACGAAGACAGAAGAAATATTGCCCAAGTATTTTACAACCGTCTAACTTTAGGTATGCCCCTTCAAAGTAATATTACTATTCTTTATGCTGAAGGTAAGTCTGGTCAAAAAACAACCCTTAAAGAGGATGCAAGTATTGACACATACATTGATTCGCCTTATAATCTATATATTCATACAGGATTTGGGCCGGGACCAGTTGCCAATCCAGGACTTGCAGCTATCAAGGCTACAATTAGTCCTAAGGATAACAACTACCTATACTTCGTTGCCGATGTAACGACTGGTAAGGTTTATTTCTCAGAAACGCTTGAAGAGCATGATGAGTATGTTAAAAAATATGTAAACGACCAAATTCAATAG
- the greA gene encoding transcription elongation factor GreA: MAEKTFPMTHEGKEKLEQELENLKLVKRPEVVERIKIARSYGDLSENSEYDAAKDEQAFIEGRISIVENQLRNAVIIDSDSVDKNEVALGKTVTFQELPAGASETYTIVGSAEADPFTGMISNESPIAQALVGRKIGDLVKISLPFGEIEVKVTEVK, from the coding sequence ATGGCTGAAAAAACATTTCCAATGACCCATGAGGGCAAGGAAAAACTTGAACAGGAACTAGAAAATCTAAAGTTAGTAAAACGTCCTGAAGTAGTAGAACGAATCAAGATTGCTCGTAGCTACGGGGATCTTTCAGAAAATAGTGAGTATGATGCAGCAAAAGATGAGCAGGCCTTTATTGAGGGACGTATTTCAATTGTTGAAAATCAACTCCGTAATGCAGTAATTATCGATAGCGACTCAGTTGATAAGAATGAAGTTGCCCTTGGAAAGACCGTAACCTTCCAAGAACTTCCGGCAGGAGCTAGTGAAACATACACAATTGTTGGAAGTGCTGAAGCTGATCCCTTCACAGGCATGATTTCAAATGAATCACCAATCGCTCAAGCCCTCGTTGGCCGCAAAATTGGTGACCTAGTAAAAATTTCCCTCCCATTTGGTGAAATTGAAGTTAAGGTAACTGAAGTAAAATAA